In a single window of the Longimicrobiaceae bacterium genome:
- a CDS encoding saccharopine dehydrogenase C-terminal domain-containing protein, whose translation MRMLVLGAGLQGSACAYDLLANTDHDVVIADIDVGNLQPFLQPYLGGRLTAVKVDAKDEDSVRAAMQGVSATMSAFPYYFNLQMATLALEAGSHFCDLGGNTEIVLQQKRLHAQAQEKGVSIIPDCGLAPGMVNILAEHGIRQMDSVRSVTIKVGGLPQNPQPPLNYQIVYSIEGVLDYYTTLSWVLRDGKQTQVKALSEIEELDFPGTGMLEAFHTAGGLSAMAQRYEGQIPTMEYKTLRYPGHAQAMETIRELGLLSDQPVDVKGMQVVPRDLFIATAGPLLKKDYRSSPDLVALRVEVEGEKD comes from the coding sequence ATGCGGATGCTGGTGCTCGGTGCCGGGCTGCAGGGGTCGGCCTGTGCGTACGACCTGCTCGCCAACACGGACCACGACGTGGTGATCGCCGACATCGACGTCGGCAATCTCCAGCCGTTCCTGCAGCCGTACCTGGGCGGCCGCCTCACCGCCGTGAAGGTCGACGCCAAGGACGAGGACTCGGTCCGCGCGGCCATGCAAGGCGTGTCGGCCACCATGAGCGCCTTCCCGTACTACTTCAACCTCCAGATGGCCACGCTGGCACTGGAGGCGGGGAGCCACTTCTGCGACCTGGGCGGCAACACCGAGATCGTGCTCCAGCAGAAGCGGCTGCACGCGCAGGCGCAGGAGAAGGGCGTGAGCATCATCCCCGACTGCGGCCTGGCGCCGGGCATGGTGAACATCCTGGCCGAGCACGGCATCCGGCAGATGGACAGCGTGCGCTCGGTGACCATCAAGGTGGGCGGCCTGCCGCAGAACCCGCAGCCGCCGCTGAACTACCAGATCGTGTACAGCATAGAAGGCGTGCTGGATTACTACACCACGCTCTCGTGGGTCCTGCGCGACGGCAAGCAGACGCAGGTAAAGGCGCTCAGCGAGATCGAGGAGCTCGACTTCCCCGGCACCGGCATGCTCGAGGCGTTCCACACCGCCGGCGGCCTCTCGGCCATGGCGCAGCGGTACGAGGGGCAGATCCCCACCATGGAGTACAAGACGCTGCGCTACCCCGGCCACGCCCAGGCCATGGAGACCATCCGCGAGCTGGGCCTGCTGAGCGACCAGCCCGTGGACGTGAAGGGCATGCAGGTGGTGCCGCGCGACCTGTTCATCGCCACGGCCGGGCCGCTGCTGAAGAAGGACTACCGCAGCAGCCCGGACCTGGTGGCGCTGCGCGTGGAGGTGGAGGGCGAGAAGGAC
- a CDS encoding HAD-IA family hydrolase gives MSTSQIKAVLYDFDGTLADSTALIMQCWRHMMNTHHGACPPDEEWLSGFGMTLETQVRRFARGDAEYEAMLGSYREHQVAHYAGMLRPFPGTVETVAELARRGFGLAIVTSRLRHTTLEGMDLCGLTDLFPVIVTPEDVAEPKPRPEPVLFALDRLGVQPHEAIFIGDSPHDMAAGKAAGTRTAAALWGPFPRATLAAESPDVFLDLPDDILRLLGNPPLARAR, from the coding sequence GTGAGCACTTCGCAGATCAAGGCCGTCCTGTACGACTTCGACGGCACGCTGGCCGACAGCACCGCGCTCATCATGCAGTGCTGGCGGCACATGATGAACACGCACCACGGCGCCTGCCCGCCCGACGAGGAATGGCTGAGCGGCTTCGGGATGACGCTGGAGACGCAGGTGCGCCGCTTCGCCCGTGGCGACGCGGAGTACGAGGCGATGCTGGGCAGCTACCGCGAGCACCAGGTCGCGCACTACGCGGGCATGCTGCGGCCGTTCCCCGGCACGGTGGAGACGGTCGCTGAGCTGGCGCGCCGCGGTTTCGGGCTGGCCATCGTCACCAGCCGCCTGCGCCACACCACGCTGGAGGGGATGGACCTCTGCGGCCTGACGGACCTGTTCCCCGTCATCGTCACGCCCGAGGACGTGGCGGAGCCGAAGCCGCGGCCGGAGCCCGTGCTGTTCGCCCTCGACCGCTTGGGCGTGCAGCCGCACGAGGCCATCTTCATCGGCGACTCGCCGCACGACATGGCGGCGGGCAAGGCGGCCGGCACCCGCACCGCCGCCGCGCTCTGGGGCCCGTTCCCCCGCGCCACCCTGGCCGCCGAGAGCCCGGACGTCTTCCTCGATCTCCCGGACGACATCCTCCGCCTCCTCGGCAACCCGCCGCTCGCCCGCGCACGCTGA
- a CDS encoding alkaline phosphatase family protein, giving the protein MATHSSDPANDVALRRVLLVFLDGVGIGADDAVRNPFAAAHLPNLREMLGGALPVREHLGADGRIAGPRAVMVAAAATLGVEGKPQSGTGQTTLLTGRNGAAEYGRHFGPWVPTALREMLAAENLLVRAKAAGRAVAFANAYPLIAADADPRIFRRPAAPPLAARAAGVLTRDFGELAEGRAVASSITNQHWRARLGPEMPDVTPEEAGRRLARIAGEAEVTLFAHYDTDVVGHRGDLSEAVAALEKVDAFLGGIVSALPNDALLVVSSDHGNVEEMSSAHTLNPVPVLAYGSGREDVVSRVRSLADVTPALLAALGIAASGALASIDPAASLDQFASTDSSHDRSR; this is encoded by the coding sequence ATGGCGACGCACTCATCCGACCCTGCGAACGACGTGGCTCTGCGGCGCGTCCTGCTCGTCTTCCTGGACGGCGTGGGGATCGGGGCGGACGATGCGGTCCGCAACCCGTTCGCGGCCGCGCATCTCCCGAACTTGCGGGAGATGCTGGGCGGCGCGCTGCCCGTGCGGGAGCACCTGGGCGCGGACGGACGGATCGCCGGGCCGCGCGCGGTGATGGTAGCGGCGGCTGCGACGCTGGGCGTGGAGGGGAAACCGCAGAGCGGGACGGGGCAGACGACGCTGCTCACCGGCCGAAACGGTGCGGCGGAGTACGGGCGGCACTTCGGGCCGTGGGTGCCCACGGCGCTCCGGGAGATGCTGGCCGCGGAGAACCTTCTGGTCCGCGCGAAGGCTGCGGGGCGTGCCGTGGCGTTCGCGAACGCGTATCCGCTGATCGCGGCCGACGCCGATCCGCGCATCTTCCGGCGCCCGGCGGCGCCTCCGCTGGCCGCGCGCGCGGCGGGTGTGCTCACGCGCGACTTCGGCGAGCTGGCGGAGGGGCGGGCGGTGGCATCGTCCATCACCAACCAGCACTGGCGGGCGCGGCTGGGCCCGGAGATGCCGGACGTCACGCCCGAAGAGGCCGGCCGGCGCCTCGCCCGCATCGCCGGGGAAGCGGAGGTGACGCTGTTCGCGCACTACGACACGGACGTCGTGGGCCACCGCGGCGACCTGTCCGAAGCCGTGGCGGCGCTGGAGAAGGTGGACGCCTTCCTGGGCGGCATCGTCTCCGCGCTGCCGAATGACGCGCTGCTCGTCGTCTCCAGCGACCACGGCAACGTGGAGGAGATGTCGTCCGCGCACACGCTCAACCCCGTGCCCGTGCTCGCGTACGGATCGGGGCGCGAAGATGTTGTGTCGCGCGTCCGCTCGCTGGCGGACGTGACGCCGGCGCTTCTCGCCGCGCTGGGGATCGCCGCGAGCGGTGCACTGGCATCCATCGACCCGGCCGCATCCCTGGACCAGTTCGCATCTACAGACTCATCCCACGATCGAAGCAGATAA
- a CDS encoding transglycosylase SLT domain-containing protein has product MEFRSALPVAVLLGGVIGAAAVGNGSPKGRHSYDAVSSLVSEAEASTSDAKWDIPVVRNAPVQRFIDLFSGKQQDRMALYLKRSGRYEGMIRTKLRARGMPEDLLYLSMIESGFNPTARSSAQAVGLWQFMGETGRNYGLRVDQYVDERRDPEKSTDAALRYLSDLHAQFDSWYLAAAAYNSGENRISRVMKEETGSEKGDETSFWRIRHRLPAETREYVPLMLAAALVGKEPEKYGLADVSRWLPVETETVKVPGGTGLAVVAEAVGVQGRDVAKLNPSLVKAMTPPGKPFDVRIPVGRSGEFAANFERVHKIAVENARIEEARRAAAARQARIERQARERAAARAAAAKRARASRAHRTTRHAAAHKTSTRRHVAAKHTTTRRRR; this is encoded by the coding sequence ATGGAATTTCGGTCTGCTCTTCCGGTCGCGGTCCTGCTCGGTGGCGTCATCGGCGCGGCGGCGGTCGGCAACGGCTCTCCGAAAGGCCGGCACAGCTACGACGCGGTCTCCAGCCTGGTCTCCGAGGCCGAGGCGTCCACGTCCGACGCCAAGTGGGACATCCCCGTGGTGCGCAACGCCCCGGTGCAGCGCTTCATCGACCTCTTCAGCGGCAAGCAGCAGGACCGCATGGCGCTGTACCTCAAGCGCTCGGGCCGCTACGAGGGGATGATCCGCACCAAGCTGCGCGCGCGCGGGATGCCCGAGGACCTGCTGTACCTCTCCATGATCGAGTCCGGCTTCAACCCCACGGCGCGCTCCAGCGCCCAGGCGGTGGGGCTGTGGCAGTTCATGGGCGAGACGGGCCGCAACTACGGCCTGCGCGTGGACCAGTACGTGGACGAGCGCCGCGACCCGGAGAAGAGCACCGACGCCGCGTTGCGCTACCTGAGCGACCTGCACGCGCAGTTCGACTCGTGGTACCTGGCCGCGGCGGCGTACAACAGCGGCGAGAACCGCATCAGCCGCGTGATGAAGGAGGAGACGGGCTCGGAGAAGGGCGACGAGACCAGCTTCTGGAGGATCCGCCACCGCCTTCCCGCCGAGACGCGCGAGTACGTGCCGCTCATGCTGGCGGCCGCGCTGGTGGGCAAGGAGCCGGAGAAGTACGGCCTGGCCGACGTGAGCCGCTGGCTGCCGGTGGAGACGGAGACGGTGAAGGTGCCGGGCGGGACCGGGCTGGCCGTGGTGGCCGAGGCGGTGGGCGTGCAGGGCCGCGACGTGGCCAAGCTGAACCCCAGCCTGGTGAAGGCGATGACGCCTCCGGGCAAGCCCTTCGACGTGCGCATCCCGGTGGGCCGCTCCGGCGAGTTCGCGGCCAACTTCGAGCGGGTGCACAAGATCGCGGTGGAGAACGCCCGCATCGAGGAGGCGCGCCGCGCCGCCGCCGCCCGCCAGGCGCGGATAGAGCGCCAGGCCCGCGAGCGCGCCGCTGCCCGTGCCGCCGCCGCCAAGCGCGCCCGCGCCAGCCGCGCGCACCGCACCACCCGCCACGCCGCCGCGCACAAGACCAGCACGCGCCGCCACGTGGCCGCGAAGCACACCACCACCCGCCGCCGCCGGTAG